One window of Streptococcus troglodytae genomic DNA carries:
- the recF gene encoding DNA replication/repair protein RecF (All proteins in this family for which functions are known are DNA-binding proteins that assist the filamentation of RecA onto DNA for the initiation of recombination or recombinational repair.) has protein sequence MWIEKINLKHYRNYKAIESEFSPSLNVFVGQNAQGKTNFLEAIYFLSLTRSHRTRSDKELIQFGQKELNVSGLLNRVNGKVPLEINLSNKGRTTKINYLKQPKLSDYIGTMTVVLFAPEDLQLIKGSPSLRRKFIDIDLGQIKPIYLADLSNYNHVLKQRNTYLKSKKKVDNDFLFVLDEQLVDYGSKVIEHRLDFIQNLTKEADKYHFSISNQEEHLKISYLSSVKFDHKKDIRDNFLNLLQKNRQGDIFKKNTSVGPHRDDLAFFINQMNASFGSQGQHRSLILSLKLAEIELIKTVTGDYPILLLDDVMSELDNYRQIKLLEGIKDNVQTFITTTSLEHLQQLPKKLKLFTINHGKVLSE, from the coding sequence ATGTGGATAGAAAAAATTAATTTAAAACATTATCGCAATTATAAAGCTATTGAATCTGAGTTTTCCCCAAGTCTTAATGTTTTTGTGGGACAAAATGCTCAAGGAAAAACCAATTTCCTAGAGGCTATTTATTTTTTATCTCTAACCCGCAGTCATCGAACGCGATCTGACAAAGAACTTATTCAATTTGGTCAAAAAGAATTAAATGTATCTGGCCTTCTTAATCGTGTCAATGGCAAAGTTCCTCTAGAAATCAATTTATCTAATAAGGGCCGAACAACAAAAATAAATTATCTCAAACAACCTAAACTTTCAGACTATATTGGAACAATGACTGTTGTTCTCTTTGCTCCAGAAGATCTACAACTAATAAAGGGCTCCCCAAGTCTTAGAAGAAAGTTCATCGACATTGATTTAGGACAAATCAAGCCTATTTACTTAGCTGATTTATCAAATTACAATCATGTTCTTAAACAACGAAATACCTATTTAAAATCAAAGAAGAAGGTTGATAATGATTTTCTTTTTGTTCTAGATGAACAATTGGTAGATTATGGTAGTAAGGTTATTGAGCATCGCCTTGATTTTATCCAAAATTTAACTAAAGAAGCTGATAAATATCATTTCTCTATTTCAAATCAAGAGGAACATTTAAAAATTTCCTACCTTTCTTCTGTTAAATTTGATCATAAAAAAGATATTCGTGATAATTTTTTAAACCTGCTACAAAAAAATCGGCAGGGTGATATTTTCAAAAAGAACACCAGTGTTGGCCCTCACCGCGATGATTTAGCCTTTTTCATCAATCAAATGAACGCTAGCTTTGGTAGTCAAGGACAACATCGCAGCCTTATTTTATCTTTAAAGCTGGCTGAGATTGAACTCATAAAAACAGTCACTGGGGATTACCCTATTCTCTTGCTAGATGATGTCATGAGTGAACTTGATAATTATAGACAAATCAAACTTTTAGAAGGCATCAAAGATAATGTTCAAACCTTTATAACAACAACTAGCCTTGAACATCTTCAGCAACTTCCTAAGAAACTAAAGTTATTTACTATCAACCACGGAAAAGTACTATCAGAATAA
- the yaaA gene encoding S4 domain-containing protein YaaA, whose product MEYKLFSDYITLQALLKNLGIIPSGGAIKSYLANTEILFNGQPETRRGKKLRLGDQISIPNLDIFITIIKPSSKERDNYLKNLAEKERVAAFVKKLNKLKKQQNKQKTSTKPKKTIKFPGT is encoded by the coding sequence ATGGAATATAAACTCTTTAGTGACTACATTACATTACAAGCCCTTTTGAAAAATTTGGGAATCATTCCAAGCGGAGGAGCCATAAAATCTTATTTGGCCAATACAGAAATCTTATTTAATGGTCAACCTGAGACACGTCGTGGTAAAAAACTTCGTCTAGGAGACCAAATTAGCATTCCAAATTTAGATATCTTTATTACTATTATTAAACCTTCTTCAAAAGAAAGGGATAACTACTTAAAAAATCTGGCTGAAAAAGAACGAGTAGCAGCTTTTGTCAAAAAACTCAACAAATTGAAAAAACAACAAAACAAACAGAAAACAAGTACCAAACCTAAAAAAACTATTAAATTTCCTGGCACTTAA
- the yfmF gene encoding EF-P 5-aminopentanol modification-associated protein YfmF — MKLAQDVQLHLLKTSQFKTNHITFRFSGELDSKTLARRVLVAQMLATANNIYPTSQIFREKLANLYGAQFSTCISKKGKVHIVDIDISFVSDKFILEGKSILGEIIHFLRAALFEPLISVEHYQSKSFDLEKENLMRYLQSDKEDSFYYSHLELQKLFFKDDVLKYSKYATAELVSAENSYTTYQEFQKMLKEDQIDIFVLGDFDEYQVLQTIEEFPLEDRQKTLTFDYQQEYSKIVQEKVEQQENRQSLLQLGYHFPIAYGEGDYYALLVFNGLLGVFPHSKLFTEVREKRRLAYNIGSYFDVYTGLLQVYTGFDSKKRQQIFQLITKQFNDLKLGRFSSHLLLQTKKMLINNMQLFEDNPKNRIEMHYNHCVFGDKCLDLKEWIDRIDNVSKEDIVKVASLIKLQSIYFLEGE, encoded by the coding sequence ATGAAATTAGCCCAAGATGTGCAGTTACACTTACTTAAAACAAGTCAATTTAAGACGAATCATATTACCTTTCGCTTTTCTGGTGAATTAGATAGTAAAACGCTTGCTCGTCGTGTTTTAGTTGCTCAGATGCTTGCAACTGCTAATAATATTTATCCAACATCTCAAATTTTTAGAGAAAAGTTGGCCAATTTATATGGCGCTCAGTTTTCGACCTGCATATCAAAAAAAGGAAAGGTTCATATTGTTGATATAGATATTTCTTTTGTATCTGATAAATTTATTTTGGAAGGAAAGTCAATCTTAGGAGAAATTATCCATTTCTTAAGAGCGGCACTTTTTGAACCTCTCATTTCAGTAGAGCATTATCAAAGTAAAAGTTTTGATCTTGAAAAAGAAAATTTAATGAGATATTTACAATCTGACAAGGAAGATTCTTTTTATTACAGTCACTTAGAGTTACAAAAACTCTTTTTTAAAGATGACGTGCTAAAATATTCAAAATATGCTACTGCAGAGTTAGTAAGCGCTGAAAATTCTTATACAACGTATCAGGAATTTCAAAAAATGTTAAAAGAAGATCAGATCGATATCTTTGTTTTGGGTGATTTCGATGAATACCAAGTTTTACAAACTATTGAAGAATTCCCTTTAGAAGATCGCCAAAAAACATTGACCTTTGATTACCAACAAGAGTATTCGAAGATTGTTCAGGAAAAAGTTGAACAGCAAGAAAACCGACAGTCTCTTTTACAACTAGGCTATCATTTTCCTATAGCCTATGGGGAAGGTGATTACTATGCCCTACTTGTTTTTAATGGTCTTTTGGGAGTTTTTCCTCATTCTAAATTATTTACTGAAGTTCGAGAAAAAAGAAGATTAGCTTATAATATTGGAAGTTATTTTGATGTTTACACGGGTTTACTTCAAGTTTACACCGGTTTTGACAGTAAGAAAAGACAGCAGATATTTCAGTTGATAACAAAGCAATTCAATGATTTAAAATTAGGTCGGTTTTCAAGTCATTTATTACTTCAAACAAAAAAGATGTTAATAAACAATATGCAATTATTTGAGGACAATCCCAAAAATAGAATTGAAATGCATTATAATCATTGTGTTTTTGGGGATAAATGTTTAGATCTGAAAGAATGGATTGACAGAATTGACAATGTTAGTAAAGAAGATATTGTCAAAGTAGCTAGTCTCATTAAGTTACAATCTATTTATTTTTTAGAAGGAGAGTAA